The following proteins are encoded in a genomic region of Arachis ipaensis cultivar K30076 chromosome B02, Araip1.1, whole genome shotgun sequence:
- the LOC107627524 gene encoding uncharacterized protein LOC107627524, whose protein sequence is MVELQLNSTIKIFQSDNAAEYVSLAKDLQVQGIMHRFSCPHEHQQNGSAERKHRHVVEKALAILAGAGMPMQYWGEAFVMAIHLINRLPTPVLKDQSPFEKLFGKKCDYSRLKTFGCLCFPHLRPYNRHKLEFRSAACVFLGYSAVHKGYRCLTPQGKIIVSSNVIFDESQFPFKTGTFISSPNPEKAPSHIHLSPTIPLIKRCPTQLPQPSLSNTSNQLNQSQTSAAIQPQLSSHSLPTQAASATPSISNTSSHSASTFPAPSAPSDTPIPVPISDLAKQVVQVSHVPGTIQLADVLTKSLPSATFLEFRSKLMVEDLKKLNVAGLNQEESREEAVKEHPENSKRNNEATAERPISRGHDGVVQLTSLKQQPKRPISRGDERVELAK, encoded by the coding sequence ATGGTTGAACTGCAATTAAACTCTACAATCAAAATATTTCAATCTGACAATGCGGCTGAATATGTGAGCCTAGCTAAAGATTTACAGGTGCAAGGGATCATGCACAGGTTCTCCTGTCCACACGAACATCAGCAGAATGGCAGTGCAGAGAGGAAACATAGGCATGTTGTGGAGAAAGCCTTAGCTATCCTGGCTGGAGCTGGCATGCCAATGCAGTATTGGGGGGAGGCCTTTGTCATGGCAATACACCTAATAAACAGGTTGCCTACTCCAGTCTTGAAAGATCAGTCACCCTTTGAGAAACTATTTGGAAAGAAGTGTGACTACTCCAGGTTGAAAACCTTTGGCTGTTTATGCTTTCCGCATTTGCGACCCTACAACAGACACAAACTTGAGTTTAGATCAGCAGCCTGTGTGTTTTTAGGCTACAGTGCAGTTCACAAGGGCTACAGATGCCTTACTCCACAAGGCAAAATAATTGTTTCCAGCAATGTAATTTTTGATGAGTCTCAATTTCCCTTCAAAACTGGAACCTTCATATCCTCCCCTAACCCAGAAAAAGCTCCATCCCATATTCATTTGTCTCCAACCATTCCACTTATCAAAAGATGTCCAACCCAGCTCCCACAACCTTCCTTGTCAAATACCTCAAACCAACTCAATCAGTCACAAACATCAGCAGCTATACAGCCTCAATTATCCTCACACTCTTTACCTACACAAGCAGCCTCAGCAACACCCTCTATCTCTAATACCTCTAGTCATTCTGCTTCCACCTTCCCTGCACCCTCAGCTCCCTCTGACACACCAATCCCAGTCCCTATTTCTGACCTAGCTAAACAGGTGGTTCAAGTTAGTCATGTCCCTGGTACAATACAACTAGCTGATGTGTTGACAAAGTCCTTGCCAAGTGCTACGTTTCTAGAATTCAGATCTAAGCTAATGGTGGAAGACTTGAAGAAGCTCAATGTTGCTGGACTCAATCAAGAAGAGTCAAGGGAGGAAGCAGTCAAGGAGCATCCTGAAAACTCAAAAAGGAATAATGAAGCAACAGCAGAGAGACCAATCAGTAGGGGTCATGATGGAGTTGTTCAGTTAACAAGTCTGAAGCAACAACCAAAAAGGCCAATCAGCAGGGGTGATGAGAGAGTTGAGTTAGCCAAGTAA